The following proteins are encoded in a genomic region of Rubrobacter xylanophilus DSM 9941:
- the purL gene encoding phosphoribosylformylglycinamidine synthase subunit PurL, with the protein MSVRETYTSLGLSDLEYGRILELLGRAPNFLELSLFSVMWSEHCGYKNSRPLLSRFPNEGPRVLQGPGENAGVVEVGDGWALAFKVESHNHPSAVEPYEGAATGVGGIIRDILAVGARPVALLDSLRFGPLEEERNRYLFREVVRGIGGYGNAVGVPTVGGEVEFAPAYSGNPLVNAMCVGLVRAEKLVRSRASGEGNLVVLLGSRTGRDGIHGATFASDELGEGSGERRSNVQVGDPFAEKMLIECCLALLEEDLLVALQDLGAAGITSSASEMAAKGGVGIEIETDRVPLREEGMEPWEVMISESQERMLAVVEPGRLERVAGLARRYGVGAAVIGRVAGHGELRVVHGGEVVGSVPARHLADAPVYEREVVRPAYLDGARALDLASVPPPGDYGAALLGLLSHPNLRSRRSVYEQYDHEVGTCTVLRPGADAAVMRIRGTRRGYALTTDGRGRHCYLDPRGGGAATVAEAYRNLSCVGAEPVALTNCLNFGNPEKAEGYYQLAECIEGMAGACEALGTPVVSGNVSLYNETERGAVHPTPVVGMVGLLEDVRRHATPEIKREGDALVLVGRFRPSLAGSAYLEAAHGLVRGAPPSPDLPSEKAAADAVRAAVAAGLVDTAHDLSDGGLAVALAEMAVGGGIGAEARLLPGARQDVALFGECGGCILVAVPEERLEELEGALAGVPRARIGRTGGDRISVLGLVDVGLSELAEAYFMDLFEEAGG; encoded by the coding sequence TTGAGCGTACGGGAGACCTACACCTCTCTGGGGCTCTCGGACCTCGAGTACGGGCGCATCCTGGAGCTTCTGGGGCGGGCGCCGAACTTCCTCGAGCTCTCGCTCTTCTCCGTGATGTGGAGCGAGCACTGCGGCTACAAGAACTCCCGGCCGCTCCTCTCGCGCTTCCCGAACGAGGGGCCGAGGGTGCTGCAGGGGCCGGGTGAGAACGCGGGCGTCGTCGAGGTGGGGGACGGCTGGGCGCTCGCGTTCAAGGTGGAGAGCCACAACCACCCCTCGGCGGTCGAGCCCTACGAGGGGGCGGCCACGGGGGTCGGCGGGATCATCCGGGACATCCTGGCGGTGGGGGCGCGGCCGGTGGCGCTGCTCGACTCCTTGCGCTTCGGGCCGCTGGAGGAGGAGCGCAACCGCTACCTCTTCCGCGAGGTCGTGCGCGGCATCGGCGGCTACGGCAACGCCGTCGGCGTCCCGACCGTCGGCGGGGAGGTCGAGTTCGCCCCCGCCTACTCGGGCAACCCGCTGGTGAACGCGATGTGCGTCGGGCTCGTCCGGGCCGAGAAGCTGGTGCGCTCGCGGGCCAGCGGGGAGGGGAACCTGGTCGTCCTGCTCGGCTCGCGCACCGGGCGCGACGGCATCCACGGGGCCACCTTCGCCTCCGACGAGCTCGGCGAGGGCTCTGGGGAGCGGCGCTCCAACGTGCAGGTCGGGGACCCGTTCGCGGAGAAGATGCTCATCGAGTGCTGTCTCGCGCTCCTCGAGGAGGATCTGCTCGTCGCGCTGCAGGATCTGGGGGCGGCGGGGATCACCTCTTCGGCCTCCGAGATGGCCGCCAAGGGAGGGGTCGGGATCGAGATCGAGACCGACAGGGTGCCCCTGCGGGAGGAGGGGATGGAGCCGTGGGAGGTCATGATCTCGGAGTCCCAGGAGCGCATGCTCGCGGTAGTCGAGCCGGGGCGGCTGGAGCGGGTGGCGGGCCTGGCCCGCCGCTACGGGGTCGGGGCCGCCGTGATCGGGCGGGTGGCGGGCCACGGGGAGCTGCGTGTCGTCCACGGGGGCGAGGTCGTCGGCTCCGTCCCCGCCCGGCACCTGGCCGACGCCCCGGTCTACGAGCGGGAGGTCGTGAGGCCGGCGTACCTCGACGGGGCGCGCGCGCTGGACCTCGCGTCCGTGCCGCCTCCCGGCGACTACGGCGCGGCCCTGCTGGGGCTCCTCTCCCACCCCAACCTCCGCTCGCGCCGCTCCGTCTACGAGCAGTACGACCACGAGGTCGGCACCTGCACCGTGCTCCGGCCCGGGGCCGACGCCGCGGTGATGAGGATAAGGGGCACGCGCCGGGGCTACGCCCTCACCACCGACGGGCGCGGCCGCCACTGCTACCTCGACCCGCGCGGCGGCGGGGCGGCCACCGTCGCCGAGGCGTACCGCAACCTCTCCTGCGTGGGGGCCGAGCCCGTGGCCCTGACCAACTGCCTGAACTTCGGCAACCCCGAGAAGGCCGAGGGCTACTACCAGCTCGCCGAGTGCATCGAGGGGATGGCCGGGGCGTGCGAGGCGCTCGGGACGCCGGTGGTGAGCGGCAACGTCAGCCTGTACAACGAGACGGAGAGGGGCGCCGTCCACCCCACGCCGGTGGTGGGGATGGTGGGGTTGCTGGAGGACGTGCGCCGGCACGCCACCCCGGAGATAAAGCGGGAGGGGGACGCGCTGGTGCTGGTGGGCCGCTTCCGGCCCTCCCTCGCGGGCTCGGCCTACCTGGAGGCGGCGCACGGCCTGGTGCGCGGCGCTCCCCCCTCCCCGGACCTCCCCTCCGAGAAGGCCGCCGCCGACGCGGTGCGCGCCGCCGTGGCCGCCGGGCTGGTGGACACCGCGCACGACCTCTCCGACGGGGGGCTCGCCGTCGCGCTCGCGGAGATGGCCGTGGGGGGCGGCATCGGGGCCGAGGCGCGCCTTCTGCCCGGCGCGCGCCAGGACGTCGCCCTCTTCGGCGAGTGCGGCGGGTGCATCCTGGTGGCGGTGCCGGAGGAGCGGCTGGAGGAGCTGGAGGGGGCGCTGGCGGGCGTGCCGCGCGCCAGGATCGGGCGCACCGGCGGCGATAGAATATCCGTCTTAGGGCTCGTGGACGTAGGGCTTTCGGAGCTTGCGGAGGCGTACTTTATGGATCTCTTCGAGGAGGCCGGAGGGTAG
- the purS gene encoding phosphoribosylformylglycinamidine synthase subunit PurS: MRVRVLVRPKRGILDPQGEAVRSALPALGFEGVRSVRVGRLIELELESEAEVEAMCRRLLANPTTEEYEWEVVG; the protein is encoded by the coding sequence TTGAGGGTCCGGGTGCTGGTGCGTCCCAAGCGGGGCATCCTCGACCCGCAGGGCGAGGCGGTCCGCAGCGCCCTGCCCGCGCTGGGCTTCGAGGGCGTGCGCTCGGTGCGCGTGGGGCGCCTGATCGAGCTGGAGCTCGAGAGCGAGGCCGAGGTGGAGGCGATGTGCCGGCGCCTTTTGGCCAACCCCACCACCGAGGAGTACGAGTGGGAGGTCGTGGGGTGA
- the purM gene encoding phosphoribosylformylglycinamidine cyclo-ligase, translating into MSGGGAYEAAGVSIERGERAARMMRAAAERTHGPQVLPGSAGGFAGLYALSGYREPVLASTVDGVGTKVLVAREVGRYRSLGADVVNHCANDVLAAGARPLLFLDYLGTGRLEPEVAAEIVEGASEACASLGVALVGGETAEMPGLYAAGDFEVVGVCVGACERGEVVAGEGVRPGDAVIGLASSGLHTNGYTLARRVAERAGLSYSDTPEGLGRTLGELYLEPHRAYVREVLALREEVEVRGLAHITGGGIPGNLPRALGGLGAKVDPSAWEEPPVFGFIRRAGGVPEEEMRKVFNLGVGFCAVVPPEDAERAVSAVREAGCAAWRIGEVVEGAGVRFAS; encoded by the coding sequence GTGTCCGGCGGGGGGGCTTACGAGGCGGCCGGGGTCTCCATAGAGCGCGGCGAGCGTGCCGCGCGCATGATGCGCGCGGCGGCGGAGAGGACGCACGGGCCGCAGGTTCTTCCGGGGAGCGCGGGGGGCTTCGCCGGGCTCTACGCGCTCTCGGGCTACCGGGAGCCGGTGCTGGCCTCCACGGTGGACGGCGTTGGGACCAAGGTGCTGGTGGCCCGGGAGGTGGGCCGCTACCGCTCGCTGGGTGCGGACGTCGTCAACCACTGCGCCAACGACGTGCTGGCCGCCGGCGCCCGCCCGCTGCTGTTTCTGGACTACCTGGGCACCGGCAGGCTGGAGCCGGAGGTCGCGGCGGAGATCGTGGAGGGCGCGTCGGAGGCCTGCGCCTCGCTGGGCGTGGCGCTCGTGGGCGGGGAGACGGCCGAGATGCCTGGGCTCTACGCGGCGGGGGACTTCGAGGTCGTGGGGGTGTGCGTGGGGGCGTGCGAGCGGGGCGAGGTCGTGGCGGGCGAGGGGGTGCGCCCGGGAGACGCCGTGATCGGGCTGGCCTCGAGCGGGCTGCACACCAACGGCTACACCCTGGCCCGCAGGGTGGCGGAGCGGGCCGGTCTCTCCTACTCGGACACCCCCGAGGGCCTCGGCCGCACCCTGGGCGAGCTCTACCTGGAGCCGCACCGGGCGTACGTGAGGGAGGTGCTCGCGCTGAGGGAGGAGGTCGAGGTGCGGGGGCTGGCGCACATCACGGGCGGGGGCATCCCCGGCAACCTGCCGCGCGCGCTCGGGGGGCTCGGGGCAAAGGTGGACCCCTCGGCCTGGGAGGAGCCGCCCGTCTTCGGCTTTATCCGCCGGGCGGGCGGCGTCCCCGAGGAGGAGATGCGGAAGGTCTTCAACCTCGGAGTGGGCTTCTGCGCGGTGGTGCCGCCGGAGGACGCGGAGCGGGCCGTCTCGGCCGTCCGGGAGGCGGGGTGTGCGGCGTGGCGCATCGGGGAGGTCGTGGAGGGGGCGGGGGTCCGCTTTGCCTCCTGA
- the purB gene encoding adenylosuccinate lyase, whose translation MIERYTLPEIGRVWTEEAKYGAWLEVELAVCRARARLGEIPGEEVRELCERAGFDAGRIREIEAETNHDVIAFVSAVQERVASPVARHLHFGLTSSDVLDTAGALRLRRALDLIREQARELARLLCRMALEHRGTVMVGRTHGVHAEPTVFGHKLAVWAFEMERNLTRLDRARETAAVGKISGAVGTYASVSPEVERLVCEELGLAAEPASTQIVQRDRHAEVLAALAVLASTLEKIALEIRGAQRTEVRELSEPFGRGQKGSSAMPHKRNPILCERLCGMARLMRGYAQVGLENNALWQERDISHSSAERVVLPDATILAYYMLRTTRRVLEGLEVDEGRMRENLNLGGGIVFSGRVLLALVEAGMDRDDAYAVVQRAAMRAWEGEGGFRELLQEEEEVRGRLGEGLEGLFDPAYHLRNLDAVFDRVKELEARL comes from the coding sequence GTGATCGAACGCTACACCCTCCCGGAGATCGGCCGCGTCTGGACGGAGGAGGCGAAGTACGGCGCCTGGCTGGAGGTGGAGCTCGCCGTCTGCCGGGCCCGCGCCAGGCTCGGCGAGATCCCGGGGGAGGAGGTGCGCGAGCTCTGCGAGAGGGCGGGCTTCGACGCGGGCCGCATCCGCGAGATAGAGGCCGAGACGAACCACGACGTGATCGCCTTCGTCTCCGCCGTGCAGGAGCGGGTGGCGAGCCCGGTCGCCCGCCACCTCCACTTCGGGCTGACGAGCTCCGACGTGCTGGACACCGCGGGTGCCCTGCGGCTGCGGCGGGCGCTCGACCTGATCCGGGAGCAGGCGCGCGAGCTCGCGCGCCTGCTGTGCCGGATGGCCCTCGAGCACCGCGGGACGGTCATGGTCGGCCGGACCCACGGGGTGCACGCCGAGCCCACGGTGTTCGGGCACAAGCTGGCGGTGTGGGCCTTCGAGATGGAGCGCAACCTCACGAGGCTGGACCGGGCGCGCGAGACGGCGGCGGTCGGCAAAATCTCCGGGGCGGTCGGCACCTACGCCAGCGTGTCTCCCGAGGTGGAGAGGCTCGTCTGCGAGGAGCTGGGGCTCGCGGCCGAGCCCGCCTCCACCCAGATCGTCCAGCGCGACCGGCACGCCGAGGTGCTCGCCGCGCTCGCCGTGCTCGCCTCGACGCTGGAGAAGATCGCGCTGGAGATAAGGGGCGCCCAGCGCACCGAGGTGCGGGAGCTCTCCGAGCCCTTCGGGCGCGGCCAGAAGGGCTCCTCGGCGATGCCCCACAAGAGAAACCCCATCCTCTGCGAGCGCCTGTGCGGCATGGCGCGCCTCATGCGCGGCTACGCCCAGGTGGGCCTTGAGAACAACGCGCTCTGGCAGGAGCGCGACATCTCCCACTCCTCCGCCGAGAGGGTGGTGCTCCCGGACGCCACCATCCTCGCCTACTACATGCTCCGCACCACCCGACGGGTGCTGGAGGGGCTGGAGGTGGACGAGGGGAGGATGCGCGAGAACCTGAACCTGGGCGGCGGCATCGTCTTCTCCGGCCGGGTGCTGCTGGCGCTGGTGGAGGCCGGGATGGACCGGGACGACGCCTACGCCGTCGTGCAGCGGGCCGCGATGCGCGCCTGGGAGGGTGAGGGCGGCTTCAGGGAGCTGCTGCAGGAGGAAGAGGAGGTCAGAGGCAGGCTCGGGGAGGGGCTGGAGGGTCTCTTCGACCCCGCCTACCACCTCAGGAACCTGGACGCCGTCTTCGACCGCGTGAAGGAGCTGGAGGCGAGGCTGTAA
- the purQ gene encoding phosphoribosylformylglycinamidine synthase subunit PurQ, whose product MRVGVVVFPGSNCDRDALHAVERAGAEPVELWHADADLKGSDAVILPGGFSYGDYLRPGAIARFARVMGPLEAFAREGGPVLGVCNGFQVLCEAHLLPGALLQNRGLRFVCRRVRVRVERADTPWTAACAPGEELTLPVAHNEGNYFADPATLARLEEEGRVVLRYLENPNGSANDIAGVCSEGRNVVGLMPHPERASDPLLGSGEGLGILRSVLAGAKV is encoded by the coding sequence GTGAGGGTGGGGGTGGTCGTCTTCCCCGGCTCCAACTGCGACCGGGACGCCCTGCACGCCGTGGAGAGGGCGGGCGCCGAGCCGGTCGAGCTCTGGCACGCCGACGCCGACCTGAAGGGCTCCGACGCCGTGATCCTGCCCGGCGGCTTCTCCTACGGCGACTACCTGCGCCCCGGCGCGATCGCCCGCTTCGCCAGGGTGATGGGGCCGCTGGAGGCGTTCGCCCGGGAGGGAGGCCCCGTGCTCGGCGTCTGCAACGGCTTCCAGGTGCTCTGCGAGGCGCACCTCCTGCCCGGCGCGCTGCTGCAAAACCGCGGGCTGCGCTTCGTCTGCCGCAGGGTGAGGGTGCGGGTGGAGCGGGCGGACACCCCCTGGACCGCCGCCTGCGCGCCCGGCGAGGAGCTCACGCTCCCCGTCGCCCACAACGAGGGCAACTACTTCGCCGACCCCGCCACCCTCGCCCGCCTGGAGGAGGAGGGGAGGGTGGTGCTGCGCTACCTGGAGAACCCCAACGGCTCGGCCAACGACATCGCCGGCGTGTGCAGCGAGGGCCGCAACGTCGTCGGGCTGATGCCCCACCCGGAGCGGGCCTCGGACCCGCTGCTCGGCTCCGGGGAGGGGCTCGGGATACTGCGCTCGGTGCTCGCGGGGGCGAAGGTTTGA
- the purD gene encoding phosphoribosylamine--glycine ligase: MRVLVVGSGGREHALVEALAASHLEPEVYAAPGNPGIARVAETVDIPADDLVALRDFAAERRMDLTVVGPEVPLIGGIRECFEEAGLRVFGPSRAAARIEGSKVFAKEVMRHAGVPTARFEVFDREYRALDYLRSREAEFPIVVKADGAAAGKGVTVARDRSEAESAVRAAFGGKFGKAGERIVIEEYLEGREASVFVITDGHEMLPFLPAQDYKRIYDGDEGPNTGGMGAYSPLMWMRPETYGEILEEIVRPTLHQLALIGTPYTGLLYAGVIVTSSGPKALEFNCRFGDPETQVILPRMRSDLLELLLAAVEGNISGREISWSSDKAVCVVLASEGYPESYSTGDEISGLSDLPSGVYVYHAGTEERDGRFYTAGGRVLNVVGTGSTIIEARARAYAGVEAIHFRGMQYRTDIALEAIELEDF; the protein is encoded by the coding sequence GTGCGGGTGCTGGTCGTCGGCAGCGGGGGGCGGGAGCACGCGCTCGTGGAGGCCCTCGCCGCGAGCCACCTGGAGCCCGAGGTCTACGCCGCCCCCGGCAACCCGGGCATAGCGCGGGTGGCCGAGACCGTGGACATCCCGGCCGACGATCTGGTCGCCCTGCGGGACTTCGCCGCCGAGCGGCGGATGGACCTCACCGTCGTGGGGCCCGAGGTGCCGCTCATCGGCGGCATCCGGGAGTGCTTCGAGGAGGCCGGGCTGCGCGTCTTCGGCCCCTCGCGCGCCGCCGCCCGGATAGAGGGCTCCAAGGTCTTCGCCAAGGAGGTCATGCGCCACGCCGGGGTGCCCACCGCCCGCTTCGAGGTCTTCGACCGGGAGTACCGGGCGCTGGACTACCTGCGCTCCCGCGAGGCCGAGTTCCCGATCGTCGTCAAGGCCGACGGGGCGGCCGCCGGCAAGGGCGTGACCGTCGCCCGCGACCGCTCCGAGGCCGAGAGCGCGGTGCGGGCCGCCTTCGGGGGGAAGTTCGGCAAGGCCGGGGAGCGGATCGTCATCGAGGAGTACCTGGAGGGCCGGGAGGCCTCCGTCTTCGTCATCACCGACGGGCACGAGATGCTCCCCTTCCTGCCGGCCCAGGACTACAAGCGCATCTACGACGGCGACGAGGGACCCAACACCGGCGGGATGGGGGCCTACTCGCCGCTGATGTGGATGCGCCCCGAGACCTACGGGGAGATCCTGGAGGAGATAGTCCGCCCGACGCTGCACCAGCTCGCCCTGATCGGGACGCCCTACACGGGGCTGCTCTACGCCGGCGTGATCGTCACCTCCAGCGGGCCGAAGGCCCTGGAGTTCAACTGCCGCTTCGGGGACCCCGAGACCCAGGTCATCCTCCCCAGGATGCGCTCGGACCTCCTGGAGCTGCTGCTCGCCGCCGTGGAGGGGAACATCTCGGGGCGCGAGATCTCCTGGTCCTCGGACAAGGCGGTCTGCGTGGTGCTCGCCTCCGAGGGCTACCCGGAGTCCTACTCGACGGGCGACGAGATCTCGGGCCTCTCCGACCTGCCGAGCGGGGTCTACGTCTACCACGCCGGGACCGAGGAGCGCGACGGGCGCTTCTACACCGCCGGGGGCAGGGTGCTCAACGTGGTGGGGACGGGCTCCACGATCATCGAGGCCCGGGCCCGCGCCTACGCCGGGGTGGAGGCCATACACTTCCGGGGGATGCAGTACCGCACGGACATCGCGCTGGAGGCGATAGAGCTGGAGGATTTCTGA
- the purC gene encoding phosphoribosylaminoimidazolesuccinocarboxamide synthase, with amino-acid sequence MKRTLLYEGKAKQVFETGEEGVLLHRYKDEATAFNARKRGSWAGKGRANASISAAVFAYLERRGIPTHFIEQVDEVTLKTRRLRMLPVEIIVRNLAAGSLARLLGYEEGRPLKAPVVELCYKNDALGDPMLNWYHFRELGLTDEELRACEEFGLRVNEALRPFFEERGMVLVDFKIEVGRDAGGSLVLADEISPDTCRLWDKETGQRLDKDRFRRDLGGVEEAYEEVLRRVTGEGVS; translated from the coding sequence ATGAAGCGTACGCTGCTCTACGAGGGAAAGGCCAAGCAGGTCTTCGAGACCGGCGAGGAGGGGGTGCTCCTGCACCGCTACAAGGACGAGGCGACCGCCTTCAACGCCAGAAAGAGGGGCTCCTGGGCGGGCAAGGGGCGGGCCAACGCCTCCATAAGCGCGGCCGTGTTCGCCTACCTGGAGCGGCGGGGAATCCCCACCCACTTTATCGAGCAGGTAGACGAGGTCACGCTCAAGACCCGCAGGCTCCGGATGCTCCCGGTAGAGATCATCGTGCGCAACCTGGCAGCGGGCTCCCTCGCCAGGCTCCTGGGCTACGAGGAGGGGCGGCCGCTCAAGGCCCCCGTCGTGGAGCTGTGCTACAAGAACGACGCTTTAGGCGACCCGATGCTCAACTGGTACCACTTCCGGGAGCTGGGGCTCACCGACGAGGAGCTGCGCGCCTGCGAGGAGTTCGGCCTGCGGGTCAACGAGGCGCTCCGGCCCTTCTTCGAGGAGCGGGGGATGGTGCTGGTGGACTTCAAGATCGAGGTCGGGCGGGACGCGGGGGGCAGCCTAGTGCTGGCCGACGAGATCTCCCCGGACACCTGCCGCCTCTGGGACAAAGAGACCGGGCAGCGGCTGGACAAGGACCGCTTCCGGCGCGACCTGGGCGGCGTGGAGGAGGCCTACGAGGAGGTGCTGCGGCGGGTGACGGGCGAGGGGGTCTCTTGA
- the purF gene encoding amidophosphoribosyltransferase encodes MPPAGFEGHRDADKPREACGVFGIYSRALAGELARRTYFGLYALQHRGQESAGIAISDGERTTAVRDMGLVSQVFDETRLAALEDGHISLGHVRYSTTGSASWENAQPEFIGRGEVNVAVAHNGNLVDARALRDELAREGFGFNSTSDTTFIAAAVVSELERGLPVGEAVRAAMRRLKGAYSVAMICRDKLVAFRDPHGFRPLCIGRVEGGYAVSSETCGLDIVGAEFLREVDPGEVVVIGDEGLLSLRGGPARTALCVFEYVYFARPDSRFDGREVADARRRMGELLAEEAPAEADVVIPVPDSGIMAAVGYSARSGIPYAEGLIKNRYVGRTFIQPTDGMRQLGIRLKLNPLPSVIAGRRVVVVDDSIVRGNTSRKLVRLLFEAGAREVHFRVSSPPVTGPCYYGIDMDTADQLVGARHPVEEIRRQIGATTLAYLSVEAMVEATGRPKGHLCRACFDGEYPVRGSSQKFALERAGSREG; translated from the coding sequence ATGCCGCCCGCCGGGTTCGAGGGGCACCGCGACGCGGACAAGCCGAGGGAGGCCTGCGGGGTCTTCGGGATCTACTCGCGCGCGCTGGCCGGGGAGCTCGCGCGCCGCACCTACTTCGGGCTCTACGCGCTGCAGCACAGGGGGCAGGAGTCGGCGGGGATCGCCATCTCCGACGGGGAGCGCACGACCGCCGTCAGGGACATGGGGCTCGTCTCCCAGGTCTTCGACGAGACGCGGCTCGCGGCGCTCGAGGACGGGCACATCTCCCTCGGGCACGTCCGGTACTCCACCACCGGGTCCGCCTCCTGGGAGAACGCCCAGCCGGAGTTCATCGGGCGGGGGGAGGTCAACGTCGCCGTGGCGCACAACGGCAACCTGGTCGACGCCCGCGCGCTGCGCGACGAGCTGGCGCGGGAGGGCTTCGGCTTCAACTCCACCTCCGACACCACCTTCATCGCCGCGGCGGTGGTCTCGGAGCTGGAGCGGGGGCTGCCGGTGGGGGAGGCCGTGCGGGCCGCGATGCGGCGCCTGAAGGGGGCCTACTCGGTGGCCATGATCTGCCGGGACAAGCTGGTGGCCTTCCGCGACCCCCACGGCTTCCGGCCGCTGTGCATCGGCCGGGTGGAGGGGGGATACGCCGTCTCCAGCGAGACCTGCGGCCTGGACATCGTCGGGGCGGAGTTTCTGCGCGAGGTGGATCCCGGCGAGGTCGTGGTCATCGGCGACGAGGGGCTCCTGAGCCTGCGGGGGGGCCCGGCGCGTACGGCGCTGTGCGTCTTCGAGTACGTGTACTTCGCCCGTCCCGACTCGCGCTTCGACGGGCGGGAGGTGGCCGACGCCCGCAGGAGGATGGGCGAGCTTCTGGCCGAGGAGGCGCCGGCGGAGGCCGACGTGGTCATCCCGGTGCCCGACTCCGGGATCATGGCCGCCGTCGGCTACTCGGCGCGCAGCGGCATCCCCTACGCCGAAGGGCTCATAAAGAACCGCTACGTGGGCAGGACTTTCATCCAGCCCACCGACGGGATGCGCCAGCTCGGCATCCGGCTGAAGCTGAACCCGCTGCCCTCGGTCATAGCCGGGCGGCGGGTCGTGGTGGTGGACGACTCGATCGTGCGGGGGAACACGAGCCGGAAGCTGGTGCGGCTGCTCTTCGAGGCGGGGGCGCGGGAGGTGCACTTCCGGGTCTCCTCGCCCCCGGTGACCGGCCCCTGCTACTACGGGATAGATATGGACACCGCCGACCAGCTGGTGGGGGCCAGGCACCCGGTCGAGGAGATCCGGCGCCAGATCGGGGCGACCACCCTGGCCTACCTCTCGGTGGAGGCGATGGTGGAGGCGACCGGCAGGCCGAAGGGCCACCTGTGCCGGGCTTGCTTCGACGGGGAGTACCCGGTGCGCGGGAGCTCGCAGAAGTTCGCCCTGGAGCGGGCGGGCAGCCGGGAGGGGTGA
- the purN gene encoding phosphoribosylglycinamide formyltransferase, giving the protein MPAGARFAVLASGSGTNLQALLDAYPGHVAVVAGDRKEAYAFERARRAGVPVEHVDPRGFQTREDYDRELAERVAAYDVGLVVGAGYMRILSRAFLDRFPAILNVHPSLLPAFRGLNAVRRALEAGVGETGVTVHFMTEEVDAGPVVSQERVPVLPGDTEESLLERLHPVEHRLLVRAVADYFWGRVRP; this is encoded by the coding sequence TTGCCCGCCGGGGCGCGCTTCGCCGTGCTCGCCTCCGGCTCCGGGACGAACCTGCAGGCTCTGCTCGACGCCTACCCCGGGCACGTGGCGGTGGTGGCCGGGGACCGGAAGGAGGCCTACGCCTTCGAGCGGGCCCGGCGGGCGGGCGTGCCGGTGGAGCACGTGGACCCCCGGGGCTTCCAGACCCGCGAGGACTACGACCGGGAGCTGGCCGAGAGGGTCGCCGCCTACGACGTGGGGCTGGTGGTGGGAGCGGGGTACATGCGCATCCTCTCGCGGGCCTTTCTGGACCGCTTCCCGGCCATCCTCAACGTCCACCCCTCTCTGCTGCCCGCCTTCCGGGGGCTGAACGCCGTCCGGCGGGCGCTCGAGGCGGGGGTGGGGGAGACGGGGGTGACCGTGCACTTCATGACCGAGGAGGTGGATGCCGGGCCGGTGGTGAGCCAGGAGAGGGTGCCGGTGCTGCCCGGCGACACCGAGGAGAGCCTGCTGGAGCGCCTGCACCCCGTGGAGCACCGCCTGCTGGTGCGGGCCGTTGCGGACTACTTCTGGGGGAGGGTGAGGCCATGA